A genomic segment from Nodularia sphaerocarpa UHCC 0038 encodes:
- a CDS encoding aminotransferase class I/II-fold pyridoxal phosphate-dependent enzyme — protein MNSLEQLRQAEQALIEIFSGIDAQVKHNLKRVLDAFRNHRVGAHHFAGVSGYGHDDLGRETLDKVFAEVMGAEAAAVRVQFVSGTHAIACGLFGVLRPGDEMLAVVGSPYDTLEEVIGLRGKGQGSLIEFGINYRQLELTAQGTIDWETLSHSVADHTRLVLIQRSCGYSWRPSLSIADIEKIVHLVKQQNPNTVCFVDNCYGEFIETKEPTDVGVDLMAGSLIKNPGGTIVTAGGYIAGRADLVEAAACRLTAPGIGSYGGATFDQNRLLFQGLFLAPQMVGEAMKGTHLTGYVFDKLGYPVNPAPLAPRGDVIQAIKLGSAAKLIAFCKAIQQHSPVGSYLEPIPDEIPGYESQVVMAGGTFIEGSTLEFSADGPLREPYVVYCQGGTHWTHVAIALEAAMDSVGFKS, from the coding sequence ATGAACAGCTTAGAACAACTGCGGCAAGCAGAACAGGCATTAATAGAGATTTTTTCTGGAATTGATGCTCAGGTCAAGCATAATCTCAAAAGAGTCCTAGATGCCTTTCGTAATCACCGTGTAGGCGCACACCATTTTGCTGGTGTTAGTGGCTATGGTCACGATGATCTAGGACGAGAAACTTTAGATAAAGTTTTTGCCGAAGTTATGGGCGCTGAAGCTGCGGCCGTGCGGGTGCAGTTTGTTTCTGGAACTCATGCGATCGCTTGCGGCTTATTTGGTGTTCTCCGTCCTGGAGATGAAATGTTAGCAGTGGTCGGTTCTCCCTACGATACGCTCGAAGAAGTCATTGGTTTACGGGGTAAAGGCCAAGGCTCCCTTATTGAGTTTGGCATAAATTACCGCCAATTGGAGCTAACCGCCCAAGGAACTATAGATTGGGAAACCTTAAGTCATAGCGTAGCTGACCATACGCGTTTAGTATTAATTCAACGCTCTTGTGGTTATTCCTGGCGGCCGAGTTTATCAATAGCCGATATAGAAAAAATCGTTCATTTAGTTAAACAGCAAAACCCCAACACCGTCTGCTTTGTCGATAACTGTTACGGCGAATTCATTGAAACCAAAGAACCCACAGATGTTGGTGTGGATTTAATGGCGGGGTCATTGATTAAAAATCCTGGGGGGACAATTGTCACAGCAGGTGGTTATATAGCTGGACGGGCTGATTTAGTAGAAGCAGCCGCTTGTCGTTTAACTGCGCCTGGGATTGGTAGTTATGGTGGCGCGACCTTTGACCAAAATCGGCTGCTGTTCCAAGGCTTATTTTTAGCTCCCCAAATGGTAGGGGAGGCGATGAAGGGGACTCACTTAACTGGTTATGTGTTTGATAAATTGGGTTATCCCGTAAATCCCGCACCCCTTGCGCCTCGTGGAGATGTGATTCAGGCGATTAAATTGGGTTCTGCGGCCAAGTTAATTGCTTTCTGTAAGGCGATTCAGCAGCATTCACCTGTTGGTTCTTATCTGGAACCTATTCCCGATGAGATACCGGGGTATGAGAGCCAGGTAGTGATGGCTGGGGGGACGTTTATTGAGGGGAGTACCTTGGAGTTTTCGGCGGATGGACCTTTAAGAGAGCCTTATGTGGTTTATTGTCAGGGGGGGACTCATTGGACTCATGTGGCGATCGCATTAGAAGCGGCGATGGATTCGGTGGGTTTTAAGAGTTAG
- a CDS encoding GxxExxY protein produces the protein MIENEITGEIVDAAYKVHVNLGPGLLESVYETVLDLELRRRKLQVRRQVLIPVMYEGIRLDEGFRADLIVEDKVIVELKSVETVHPVHHKQLLTYLRLADKRVGLLINFNVSLIKEGISRVVNKL, from the coding sequence ATGATTGAGAATGAGATTACGGGCGAGATTGTGGATGCTGCTTACAAGGTTCATGTGAATTTGGGGCCTGGGTTGTTGGAATCTGTTTATGAGACAGTTCTAGATTTGGAGTTACGGAGGCGCAAGTTACAAGTGAGGAGACAGGTATTGATTCCAGTCATGTATGAGGGTATACGGTTGGATGAAGGTTTTCGGGCTGATTTAATTGTTGAAGATAAAGTAATTGTTGAACTCAAATCAGTAGAAACCGTTCATCCAGTACACCACAAACAGCTACTAACCTATCTCCGACTTGCTGATAAACGAGTGGGATTGCTAATCAACTTCAACGTCTCACTCATCAAAGAAGGAATTTCAAGAGTAGTTAATAAACTCTAA
- a CDS encoding Coenzyme F420 hydrogenase/dehydrogenase, beta subunit C-terminal domain, with translation MTSVSPHKKAKALKSTSRRPAKELCSECGLCDTYYIHYVKEACAFINQQIGGLEEETHKRSRDLDNENELYFGVHQDMIAARKQQPIEGAQWTGIVSSIAIEMLNRGLVEGVVCVQNTKEDRFQPMPVIARTPEEILAARVNKPTLSPNLSVLEQIEKSGMKRLLVIGVGCQIQALRAVEKELGLEKLYVLGTPCVDNVTRAGLQTFLETTSRSPDTVVHYEFMQDFRVHFKHEDGSSETVPFFGLKTNKLKDVFAPSCMTCFDYVNSLADLVVGYMGAPFGWQWIVVRNDTGKEMLDLVQDQLDTQPVMSQGNRKEAVQQSIPAYDKGVTLPMWAAKLMGVVIEKIGPKGLEYARFSIDSHFTRNYLYVKRNYPEKLAAHVPEFAKRIVGQYKLPE, from the coding sequence ATGACTTCAGTTTCTCCTCACAAAAAAGCCAAAGCCCTCAAATCTACTAGCCGTCGCCCTGCGAAAGAACTCTGTAGCGAGTGCGGACTATGCGATACATACTATATTCACTATGTCAAGGAAGCCTGCGCTTTTATTAATCAGCAGATAGGGGGACTTGAAGAAGAAACCCACAAGCGATCGCGCGACCTAGATAATGAAAATGAACTCTACTTTGGTGTTCATCAAGACATGATCGCCGCCCGGAAACAGCAGCCCATAGAAGGCGCACAATGGACAGGTATTGTCAGTAGCATTGCCATTGAAATGCTGAATCGCGGCTTAGTGGAAGGTGTTGTCTGTGTCCAAAACACCAAAGAAGACCGCTTTCAACCCATGCCAGTCATCGCCCGTACCCCAGAAGAAATACTGGCAGCCAGAGTAAATAAACCAACATTATCCCCCAACCTTTCTGTTTTGGAACAAATAGAAAAATCGGGGATGAAACGGTTATTAGTCATTGGTGTTGGTTGCCAAATTCAAGCCCTGAGAGCCGTAGAAAAAGAACTAGGCTTAGAAAAATTATATGTCTTGGGTACACCCTGTGTAGATAACGTTACCCGCGCCGGACTGCAAACATTCTTAGAAACCACCAGCCGTTCACCTGACACAGTGGTGCATTATGAATTTATGCAAGACTTCCGGGTTCACTTTAAACATGAGGACGGTTCCAGCGAAACCGTACCTTTCTTTGGTTTAAAGACGAACAAACTCAAAGATGTTTTTGCGCCTTCCTGTATGACTTGCTTTGATTATGTTAATTCCCTAGCTGATTTAGTTGTGGGTTATATGGGCGCACCCTTCGGCTGGCAGTGGATTGTAGTCAGAAATGATACAGGTAAAGAAATGCTGGATTTGGTGCAAGACCAGTTAGACACTCAGCCAGTGATGTCTCAGGGGAACAGGAAGGAGGCTGTACAACAGAGTATTCCTGCTTACGATAAGGGCGTGACTCTACCGATGTGGGCGGCGAAATTGATGGGTGTGGTGATTGAAAAAATTGGTCCGAAGGGTTTGGAGTATGCGCGGTTTTCCATTGATTCGCACTTTACGCGGAATTATTTGTATGTGAAGCGGAATTATCCTGAGAAGTTGGCGGCTCATGTGCCGGAGTTTGCTAAGAGGATTGTGGGACAGTATAAGTTACCGGAGTAA